The DNA region CGACGACGGTCTCGCCGGACTTCAATCCGTCCTCGACGATCCAGCCGGCGTCGGTCAGCGCCCCGGTGCGCAGGGGCCGCAGGGCCAGGATCCGGTCCGCGCCGACCACGAAAGCCTGGGCCTCGCCGGCGCTGGAGCGCTGAATCGCCTGCGCGGGCACGATGACGGCGCCCGGCTGCAGTCCGCGGGCGACGCGGATCCGGACATAGGCGCCCGGCAGCAGCGAGAGACGTGGGTTCGCGAAGGCGGCGCGCAAGCTGACCTGACCGGTGCCCGGATCGACGCTCACGTCCGAGAACAGGAGCTTGCCGGAATCGGCGTGCAGGGTGCCGTCCGCGTGGACGAGACGCACCTCGGCGCCTCCGGCCCCGCCGCGATCCGCCAGCAACCCGTAATCGGACGCGGAAGCGTTGAAGTCGGCGAAGATCGGGTCGACCTGCTGAATGACGGCGAGCTTCGTCGCGTCGCCCTGCCCGACGAGGGCGCCCTCCGTCACGAGCGCGCGGCCGATCCGTCCGCCGATGGGCGCCCGCACGGTGGCGAAGTCCAGGTCGATCCGGGCCCGGTCGAGCTGGGCCCTGGCACTCGCCACGTCGGCCTCGGCCTGCCGCAGGGTCGCGACGGCGACGTCGTGCTGAGCGGTGCTGGCCGCCTGCCGCTCCAGCAGCGTCTCGGTCCGCTCCGATTGCTTCAGCGCCTGCACCCGCGACGCCTCCGCGCGGGCGAGGGACGCGGCCTTCGCGTCGACCTCGGCCTTGTAGACCGCCGGGTCGATGCGGAAGAGGACGTCGTCCTTCTTGACGAGGCTGCCTTCCTCGAACGCGCGCTCCCGGATGATCCCCGAGACCTGGGCGCGGACCTCCGCCACGCGCGTCGAGGCGAGGCGACCCGGCAGGTCGAAGAGGCGCGGCACGGTCGCGGGTGCGACGGTCGCGACGGCCACGTCTATGGGCGGCGTTTCGGCCGCGGCCGTGTCGGTGGCGGCCGGCTTGCAGCCGGCCAGCGACGCGCTCACCACGAGCGCGACGAGGGTCGGGCGCCAGAAGCCGCGCGCGGTCGAGATCGACATGGACGAAACTGCTCCTCTTACCGCGCGGGATCCGGCGCGTCGGTCGGCCGAATCCCGGACCCGTCCGGCGTCGGCGCGACGACGGTGTGACGCTGCCCCACCGGTTGCGCCGCCGCGGCCGGCTGTTTAAATCCATCCGTATGGATTGAAAAGAGGGAAGGTCAGGATGGGGCGTCCGCGGAGCATCGACCGGGACAAGGTGCTCGACATCGCCGAGCGGATCGTGCGCGAGGAGGGGGCGACGGCGCTGACCTTCGACGCCGTGGCGAAGGCGGCCGGGATCACCAAGGGCGGCCTGCAATACTGCTTCGGCAGCAAAGACGATCTGGTCGCCGCCATGGCCGACCGCTGGCTGGCGGGCTTCGACGCGGAGGTCGCCCGCCACACGCCGGCCGACGGGACCCGCGTGGACCACGCGCGCGGCTACGTGACGGCGTCGGCGCGCATCGACGAGGCCACGCAGACCAAGATCGCCGGCATGCTCGTGAGCCTTCTGCAATCGCCGAAGCACCGGGAGCAGGCGCGCGGCTGGTACGCGGCGTGGCTGACGCGCCTCGAACCGGGCTCCGCGGCGGAGCGCAGGGCCCGCGCGGCGTTCTTCGCCGCGGAGGGCGCCTTCTTCCTGCGCAGTCTCGGCCTCGTCGCGTTGGACCAGGACCAGTGGGACGCCGTCTTCGACGACATCCTCGCGCTGCTCTGAACCGTCCGGGGTCCGGAGCTGCGGCGGTTCGGCACCCCGAGGCCGGCCGGCCTGCGGCCGCCGTCACCGCACCGCTGTCGACCCGCGGGGAACGAGGCTGCCGCTGAGGACCACCTTCCGGACCGGCTGGTCCGGCCGCTCGATCCGCTCGAACAGCAGGCGCATCGCCTGGGTGCCGATCTCGGCGACGGGCTGCTCGATCACGGTGAGGCCCGGCTCGGCGAGTTCGGTCCAGGGCTCGTTGTCGAAGCCGGCCAGCGCGAGGTCGCGCGGGAGCGCGAGGTTCAGGGCCCGGGCCGCCCGCACGGCGCCCATCAGGATGAGCCCGTTCGAGACGACGAGCGCCTCCGGCCTGTCGGGCTCCTGGAGCCAGCGCGCGGCCTCCGCCATCGCGGCCGCCGCGTTCGGCGCGACACTGCGGACCTGCGGCGCCAGACCGTGCCGGCCCATGGCCTCCTGATAGCCGGCACGGCGCTCCCGCGCGGTCGAACTCGTCGAGCCGAACAGGCCGCCGATCCGCGCGTAGCCCTGGCCCGCCAGGTGATCGACGAGGGTCGCGCAGGCCGCCACGTTGTCGAGGACGACGCTGTCGTAGGCCCCCGGCGGTCCCGACCGGTCGATCAGCACCACCGGGAAGTCGAGCGGTCGCTCGCCCAAGTCCTTCGAGGTCGTCACAGTCGGCGCGAAGATCACGCCCGTGACCCGCTCCTCTTCCATCAAGCGCAGGTACATCGCCTCGCGTGCGGGGTCCTCGTCGGTGTTGCAGAGGATGACCCGCATGTCGGCGCCGAAGGCCGCGTCCTCCACGGCCCGGCTCACCGCCGTGAAGAACGGGTTGCGGATGTCGGCGACGATCAGGCCGATTGTCCGGGCCGACTGGGACCGCAGGCGCCGCGCCGAGAGGTTCGGCCGGTAGCCGGTGGCGCGCACCGCCGCCTGCACCTGCTCGCGGAGCGCGTCGCTCACCGGACCCTGGCCGAGCGCGCGCGACACCGTGGCGGTCGAGACGCCCGCCGCACGGGCCACGTCGCGGATACCCACCTTCATCTCGTCGGCTCCCGGAAACGTTTCCAGCAGCGTTACACCGTTAGCGGCCGCTCGGTAAGACCGCGTCGAGGCTCGGACACGCCGTCTCGCGCACGTTGCGTTGACATTCATGCTGAAAACGTTTTCATTGATCCCAACGAAGAGGCGGCGAACCACCCGCCGCTCGCGATGGGAGGAGAGCACGCCATGCTCGCGTCGATACCGACCTTTGCGCCACGCATCCTGGTGCGTACCGGGGCCGCGCCTTCGGATAAGGACGCGGCGATCCGCGAGGCGGCCCAGCTTCTCACCGCCGCCGGCTGCATCGACGAGGCCTACGGCGAGAGCATGCTGCGCCGGGAATCGGTGGCGAACACCTATCTGGGCCACGGCGTCGTGATCCCGCACGGCATGGTCGACGAGCGCCACCTCGTGCGGCACAGCGGCCTCGCGGTCCTGCAGGTGCCGGACGGGGTCCTCTGGCACGACGGGCAGATGGCCCACCTCGTGGTCGCCATCGCGGCGCAGTCCGACACCCACATCATGGTCCTGCGCCGCCTGACGCGCCTGATCCAGGACGAGGCGCGGCTGGAGCATCTCCGCGTCACCCGGCGCGAGGCCGACATCGTCGCGGCCCTGTCGCAGGACACGGCGCCGGCGGCCGCGGGACCCGCCGCGGACCTGCGCCAGCGCTTCGACTGGACGGTCGACTACCCCACCGGCCTGCACGCACGCCCCGCGGCGCACTGGGTCGAGGTGGCGAAATCCTGCTCGGCGCGCGTTCAGGTCCGGCACGGCGCCCAGGTCGCCGACGCCAAGAGCCTCATCGGCCTGCTCCAGCTCGGGCTGCATTGCGGCGACGCGGTCACGATCTCCGCCGAGGGCGACGACGAGGCGGGCGCCCTGGCGAAGATCCGCGCGGCGGTCACGCGTCTCAGTGCCGGCGAGAAGGCGGCGGCGCGGCGCGCCGCGGAGGCCGCCGCCGAGGCCGCGGGCCCCGTCGCCGGCTGGAACCCCTCCGACGCGCCGCGGATCCTGGCCGGCATCGGCGCGAGTCCCGGCCTCAGCATCGGGCCGATCCACGTCCTCGCCGACGCCGCCGTGACGGTCCTCGACGAGCCCGAGCCTCTCACCACCGGCGCCGACCGCCTCCACCACGCCCTCGCGGCGACCGCGGGTCAGCTCAAGGCGTTGGCCGACGACACCGAGCGGCGGCTCGGCAAGGCCGATGCGGGGATCTTCCGGGCCCAGGCCGAGCTGATCGCCGACACGGACCTGATCACGCTCGCCTGCCAGCTCATGGTCGAGGGACACGGCGTCGCCTACGCCTGGCACCAGGCCGTGGACCGCCTCGCCGGACAGCTCGCCGCCCTCGGCAACCCGGTCCTCGCCGGGCGCGCCGCGGACCTGCGCGACGTCGGCCGCCGCGTTCTGGCGCAGATCGATCCGGCCCTGAAGGGACGCCACGCGCTGCCGGACCGGCCCTGCATCCTGATCGCGCCGGACCTCGCGCCCTCCGACACGGCGGGTCTGGAGCCGTCCCGCGTGATCGGCCTCGCCACCGCCCAGGGCGGCCCGAGCTCCCACTCGGCCATCCTGGCGCGGACCCTCGGCATCCCCGCCCTGGTGGCGGGCGGCCCGGGCCTGCTGGACCTGGTCGACGGCACGCCCGCGATCCTCGACGGCGGCACTGGCCGCCTCTACCTCGATCCGAGCGCCGCCGACATCGCGTCGGCCGAGGCGTGGCGTGACCGTCTGCGCCAGCAGGCCGAGGCGGAGGCGCGCGAGCGGACCCGTCCGGCCCGCACCCGCGACGGCCACGCGGTCGCGATCGGCGCCAACATCAACAACCCCGAGCAGGTCCCCTTCGCCCTCGATCAGGGCGCCGAGGGCGTCGGCCTGATGCGCACCGAGTTCCTGTTCCTGGAGCGCGGCGACACGCCCTCCGAGGACGACCATAACGCCACCTATGTGGCCATGCTGAAGGCCCTCGACGGCCGCCCGCTGATCGTGCGCACCCTCGACATCGGCGGCGACAAGCAGGTCGCCCACCTGCAGCTGCCCCGCGAGGAGAACCCGTTCCTCGGCGTGCGCGGCGCCCGCCTGCTGCTGCGCCGGCCCGACTTGATGGAGCCGCAGCTCCGCGCCCTCTACCGCGCAGCCCGGGACCATGTCGGCCCGGGCGCTCCGACCGGCGCGCACGCGCCGCTCTCGATCATGATGCCGATGATCACCTCGGTGCCGGAAGTCCTGCGTCTCCGGGCGATCGCCGAGGGGATCCGCGCCGAGATCGGTGCCCCCTACGTGCCGCTCGGCATCATGATCGAGGTGCCGGCCGCCGCGATCCAGGCGGACGTCCTCGCCCGACACTGCGACTTCTTCTCGATCGGCACGAACGACCTGACGCAGTACGCCCTGGCCATCGACCGTCAGAACACCGAACTCGCCCCCGAGGCGGATTCGCTGCACCCGGCTGTGCTCCGGCTCATCCTCATGACCTGCGAGGGCGCCGCGCGCCACAAGCGCTTCGTGGGCGTCTGCGGCGGCATCGCGGGCGACCCGTTCGGCGCCTGCCTGCTGGCGGGGCTCGGCGTCCACGAGCTGTCGATGACGCCGCGCGACCTGCCGGGCGTCAAGGCGCGGCTGCGCGGCGCCGACATGAGCGCGCTCCGGGCGCTCGCGAGCCAGGCCTGCGAGCAGGAGGACGCGGCCGCGGTCCGCGCCCTCGATCGTGAGCGGGCCCCGGAGCTCGGTACGGGAGTGGCCGCGTGAGCCCGCTCGTCACCCTCACGCTCAACCCGGCCATCGACCAGACCGTCGTCCTCGACGCCCTGGTGCCCGGGACGGTCCACCGCGCGCGGGCGGTCCGGTCCCATGCCGGCGGCAAGGGCGTCAACGTCGCCTGCTGCCTGGCCGACTGGGGCCTGCCGGTCACCGCTACCGGGATCCTGGGCGCCGACAACGCCGCGCCCTTCACCGAGCTGCTCGCCGAGAAGGGCGTCGCCGACCGCTTCCTGCGCGTCCCCGGCGAGACCCGGACCAACCTGAAGCTCCTCGACCGGCGGACCGGCGACACCACCGACATCAACCTGCCGGGGCTCACCGTCGCCGCCGACGCCCTCGGCGCGGCCCGGGCGGCGCTCCTCGACCACGCGGCCGGCGATGCCTGGGTCGTGCTGGCCGGCAGCCTGCCCGGAGCGCTGCCGGTGGACACCTACGCGGAGCTTGCGGCGCGCCTGAAGGCCCGGGGAGCCCGGGTGGTCCTCGACGCCTCGGGCCCGCCCCTCGCCGCCGCCCTCGCGGCCGGTCCGGACGCGCGCCCCTACGCGGTGAAGCCCAACCGCCACGAGCTGGAGGAATGGGCCGGCCGGGCGCTCCCGACCGACGCCGCCGTGCGGGCGGCGGCCGTCCAGCTGCGCGACCTCGGCATACCGGTCGTGGTGGTCTCGCTCGGCGCCGAGGGCGCCCTGTTCCTGACCGTGGCGGGCGCCGTGCGGGCGCGGGCCCCCGGCATCGACGTGGCGAGTACGGTCGGCGCGGGCGACGCCCTCGTGGCGGGCCTCATGGCGGCGCTCGCGGGCGGCCTCGACCCCGACAGGACAGCCCGGATGGCCGTCGCCTTCGCGGCCGGCAAGCTCACGCAGGCGGGCGCCAGCCTGCCGCCGCGCGCCGACGTCGAGGCGCTGATGCGTGCGGTGCGGACGGAACCGCTCGGCTGAAGCGCGCACCATCGGGCCGCGCGCCGCTCCGGGCGGCGGAGACCGTAAGCAGGGAGGGAAACCATGGCACAGTTGCTGGCGGTCGTGGGAGGCGGCGACCTCTCCACCCACGCCGTCCTCGCCCTCGAAGCGCTCCGCAGGGCGGCCGGCCGCCGCAACCAGCCGATCGTGCTGGAGCTGCGCGGCGCGCCCGGCGCCAACCCGCTGCCGGAGGAGGCCATCCACCACGCGGGCGCGGTGCTGCTCGTCGGGTCGGGCGACCTCGGCGAGGACCGCTTCGGCGCGCTGCGCCGGGCGCGGGCCGCGATCGCGGACGTGCTCACCGACGTCAACGCCGTGCTCGACCGGGCGCTCTCGGGCACCGAGGCGGCGCCGGCGTTCGGAACCTCGGCCGGAGCCGCGACGGGCACCAAGCGGATCGTCGCGATCACCTCCTGCCCCACGGGAATCGCCCACACCTTCATGGCGGCCGAAGGCCTGCAGGCGGCGGCCGAGGCCCTGGGCCACACGATCCGCGTGGAGACGCAGGGGTCGGTCGGTGCCCGCGACACCCTGACGGACGCCGAGATCGCCGCCGCCGACATCGTGCTGATCGCCGCTGATACCGGGGTCGACCGGGCGCGGTTCGCCGGCAAGCGGGTCTACGCGACCAACACCAAGGCGGCGATCCGCGATGGCAAGAGCCTGATCGGCACCGCTCTGGCCGAGGCGCAGCTGCAGGC from Methylobacterium sp. NMS14P includes:
- a CDS encoding efflux RND transporter periplasmic adaptor subunit, with product MSISTARGFWRPTLVALVVSASLAGCKPAATDTAAAETPPIDVAVATVAPATVPRLFDLPGRLASTRVAEVRAQVSGIIRERAFEEGSLVKKDDVLFRIDPAVYKAEVDAKAASLARAEASRVQALKQSERTETLLERQAASTAQHDVAVATLRQAEADVASARAQLDRARIDLDFATVRAPIGGRIGRALVTEGALVGQGDATKLAVIQQVDPIFADFNASASDYGLLADRGGAGGAEVRLVHADGTLHADSGKLLFSDVSVDPGTGQVSLRAAFANPRLSLLPGAYVRIRVARGLQPGAVIVPAQAIQRSSAGEAQAFVVGADRILALRPLRTGALTDAGWIVEDGLKSGETVVVEGFQKIQPGMAVNPVPWAGGRTATAAPQP
- the pfkB gene encoding 1-phosphofructokinase, which encodes MSPLVTLTLNPAIDQTVVLDALVPGTVHRARAVRSHAGGKGVNVACCLADWGLPVTATGILGADNAAPFTELLAEKGVADRFLRVPGETRTNLKLLDRRTGDTTDINLPGLTVAADALGAARAALLDHAAGDAWVVLAGSLPGALPVDTYAELAARLKARGARVVLDASGPPLAAALAAGPDARPYAVKPNRHELEEWAGRALPTDAAVRAAAVQLRDLGIPVVVVSLGAEGALFLTVAGAVRARAPGIDVASTVGAGDALVAGLMAALAGGLDPDRTARMAVAFAAGKLTQAGASLPPRADVEALMRAVRTEPLG
- the ptsP gene encoding phosphoenolpyruvate--protein phosphotransferase, with product MLASIPTFAPRILVRTGAAPSDKDAAIREAAQLLTAAGCIDEAYGESMLRRESVANTYLGHGVVIPHGMVDERHLVRHSGLAVLQVPDGVLWHDGQMAHLVVAIAAQSDTHIMVLRRLTRLIQDEARLEHLRVTRREADIVAALSQDTAPAAAGPAADLRQRFDWTVDYPTGLHARPAAHWVEVAKSCSARVQVRHGAQVADAKSLIGLLQLGLHCGDAVTISAEGDDEAGALAKIRAAVTRLSAGEKAAARRAAEAAAEAAGPVAGWNPSDAPRILAGIGASPGLSIGPIHVLADAAVTVLDEPEPLTTGADRLHHALAATAGQLKALADDTERRLGKADAGIFRAQAELIADTDLITLACQLMVEGHGVAYAWHQAVDRLAGQLAALGNPVLAGRAADLRDVGRRVLAQIDPALKGRHALPDRPCILIAPDLAPSDTAGLEPSRVIGLATAQGGPSSHSAILARTLGIPALVAGGPGLLDLVDGTPAILDGGTGRLYLDPSAADIASAEAWRDRLRQQAEAEARERTRPARTRDGHAVAIGANINNPEQVPFALDQGAEGVGLMRTEFLFLERGDTPSEDDHNATYVAMLKALDGRPLIVRTLDIGGDKQVAHLQLPREENPFLGVRGARLLLRRPDLMEPQLRALYRAARDHVGPGAPTGAHAPLSIMMPMITSVPEVLRLRAIAEGIRAEIGAPYVPLGIMIEVPAAAIQADVLARHCDFFSIGTNDLTQYALAIDRQNTELAPEADSLHPAVLRLILMTCEGAARHKRFVGVCGGIAGDPFGACLLAGLGVHELSMTPRDLPGVKARLRGADMSALRALASQACEQEDAAAVRALDRERAPELGTGVAA
- a CDS encoding TetR/AcrR family transcriptional regulator, which codes for MGRPRSIDRDKVLDIAERIVREEGATALTFDAVAKAAGITKGGLQYCFGSKDDLVAAMADRWLAGFDAEVARHTPADGTRVDHARGYVTASARIDEATQTKIAGMLVSLLQSPKHREQARGWYAAWLTRLEPGSAAERRARAAFFAAEGAFFLRSLGLVALDQDQWDAVFDDILALL
- a CDS encoding LacI family DNA-binding transcriptional regulator, whose product is MKVGIRDVARAAGVSTATVSRALGQGPVSDALREQVQAAVRATGYRPNLSARRLRSQSARTIGLIVADIRNPFFTAVSRAVEDAAFGADMRVILCNTDEDPAREAMYLRLMEEERVTGVIFAPTVTTSKDLGERPLDFPVVLIDRSGPPGAYDSVVLDNVAACATLVDHLAGQGYARIGGLFGSTSSTARERRAGYQEAMGRHGLAPQVRSVAPNAAAAMAEAARWLQEPDRPEALVVSNGLILMGAVRAARALNLALPRDLALAGFDNEPWTELAEPGLTVIEQPVAEIGTQAMRLLFERIERPDQPVRKVVLSGSLVPRGSTAVR